A single Actinomadura algeriensis DNA region contains:
- the gltX gene encoding glutamate--tRNA ligase: protein MSSTSSIRVRFAPSPTGMFHVGGARSALFNWVMAAQSGGTLVLRIEDTDASRNSPEWTEGIIRALAWLGMDGEQYEGPYFQSANADKHAEAAHTLRDAGRAYYCDCTREAVIARTGDQHKGYDGFCRDRGLGPGPGRALRFRAPDEGQTTVVDLLRGKPVFENAVIEDFVIARADGSVTFLLANAVDDMSQGITHVVRGEEHLSNAPKQQLLWEALGGEPPVWAHVPVIVNEKRQKLSKRRDKVALEDYRAEGYLAEAMRNYLMLLGWAPSGDREIVPWDVVVDEFRIDDVNTSPAFFDEKKLRAFNGEYIRALPVEKFIAECLPFLQEAPFDVDVSVFAELAPLAQTRVALLAEIVEMIDFAFLDEPPFDEKSWNKAMKEPAAEILAAAEQAYLDVPWRADELKDRLERVGQEHGLKLGKTQAPVRVAVTGRTVGLPLFESLEILGRDRTLARIAAARAKLAAGS, encoded by the coding sequence ATGTCTTCAACGTCTTCGATCCGGGTTCGATTCGCGCCGTCGCCGACGGGCATGTTCCACGTGGGCGGCGCGCGCTCCGCGCTGTTCAACTGGGTGATGGCCGCGCAGTCCGGCGGGACGCTGGTGCTGCGGATCGAGGACACCGACGCCTCCCGCAACAGCCCCGAATGGACCGAGGGCATCATCCGCGCCCTGGCCTGGCTCGGCATGGACGGCGAGCAGTACGAGGGCCCGTACTTCCAGTCGGCGAACGCCGACAAGCACGCCGAGGCCGCGCACACGCTGCGGGACGCCGGCCGCGCCTACTACTGCGACTGCACCCGCGAGGCCGTGATCGCCCGCACCGGCGACCAGCACAAGGGCTACGACGGGTTCTGCCGCGACCGCGGCCTCGGGCCGGGTCCCGGCCGCGCCCTGCGCTTCCGCGCCCCCGACGAGGGCCAGACCACCGTCGTGGACCTGCTGCGCGGCAAGCCCGTCTTCGAGAACGCCGTCATCGAGGACTTCGTCATCGCCCGCGCCGACGGCTCGGTCACGTTCCTGCTGGCCAACGCCGTCGACGACATGAGCCAGGGCATCACGCACGTCGTGCGCGGCGAGGAGCACCTGTCCAACGCGCCCAAGCAGCAGCTGCTCTGGGAGGCGCTCGGCGGCGAGCCGCCCGTGTGGGCGCACGTCCCCGTCATCGTCAACGAGAAGCGGCAGAAGCTGTCCAAGCGGCGCGACAAGGTCGCCCTGGAGGACTACCGCGCCGAAGGCTACCTCGCCGAGGCCATGCGCAACTACCTGATGCTGCTCGGCTGGGCCCCGTCCGGCGACCGCGAAATCGTCCCGTGGGACGTGGTCGTCGACGAGTTCCGCATCGACGACGTCAACACCTCCCCGGCATTCTTCGACGAGAAGAAGCTCCGCGCGTTCAACGGCGAGTACATCCGCGCGCTGCCGGTCGAGAAGTTCATCGCCGAATGCCTGCCGTTCCTGCAGGAGGCCCCCTTCGACGTGGACGTGTCGGTGTTCGCCGAGCTCGCACCGCTCGCGCAGACCCGGGTGGCGCTGCTGGCCGAGATCGTCGAGATGATCGACTTCGCGTTCCTGGACGAGCCGCCGTTCGACGAGAAGTCCTGGAACAAGGCGATGAAGGAGCCCGCCGCCGAGATCCTCGCCGCCGCCGAGCAGGCGTACCTGGACGTCCCGTGGCGCGCCGACGAGCTCAAGGACCGGCTGGAGCGGGTCGGCCAGGAGCACGGGCTCAAGCTCGGCAAGACCCAGGCGCCCGTCCGCGTCGCCGTCACCGGCCGCACCGTCGGGCTGCCGCTGTTCGAGTCGCTGGAGATCCTCGGCCGCGACCGGACCCTGGCCCGCATCGCCGCCGCGCGCGCCAAGCTCGCCGCCGGGTCCTGA
- a CDS encoding acyl-CoA dehydrogenase family protein, giving the protein MAWDFETDPAYQELLDWADAFVRDEVEPLDLVLGSPYDKADPRYAKLVRPLQDQVREKGLWACHLGPELGGQGYGQVKLALLNEILGRSRWAPSVFGCQAPDSGNAEIIAHFGTPVQKERYLRPLLDGEISSSYSMTEPHGGADPTLFTTRAVRDGDGWVINGEKWFSSNARHAEFLIVMAVTNPDVSAYEGMSMFIVPGDAPGLVTVRNVGVGGEREGSHGYLRYEDVRVPADNLLGDEGGAFAIAQTRLGGGRIHHAMRTIAQVRKAFDMMLERSVSRQTRFGPLAKMQMTREKIADSWIEIEQFRLLVLRTAWLIDKHRDYRKVRKDIAAVKAAMPKVYHDVVQRAMHLHGALGVSNEMPFTSMMMGAQAMAIADGPTEVHKITLARQLLRDVEPVEGLWPSEHLPTRREAARERFAEALELAIGEE; this is encoded by the coding sequence ATGGCATGGGACTTCGAGACCGACCCCGCGTACCAGGAACTTCTCGACTGGGCGGACGCCTTCGTGCGGGACGAGGTCGAGCCGCTCGACCTCGTCCTCGGCAGCCCGTACGACAAGGCCGACCCCCGCTACGCCAAGCTCGTACGGCCCCTGCAGGACCAGGTGCGCGAAAAGGGACTGTGGGCCTGCCACCTCGGCCCCGAACTGGGCGGGCAGGGGTACGGCCAGGTGAAGCTGGCCCTGCTCAACGAGATCCTCGGCCGCTCGCGCTGGGCGCCGTCGGTGTTCGGCTGCCAGGCCCCCGACTCCGGCAACGCCGAGATCATCGCCCACTTCGGCACGCCCGTGCAGAAGGAGCGTTACCTGCGGCCGCTGCTGGACGGCGAGATCTCCTCCTCGTACTCGATGACCGAGCCGCACGGCGGCGCCGACCCGACCCTGTTCACCACGCGGGCCGTCCGCGACGGGGACGGCTGGGTCATCAACGGCGAGAAGTGGTTCAGCTCCAACGCCCGCCACGCCGAGTTCCTCATCGTCATGGCGGTCACGAACCCCGACGTCAGCGCGTACGAGGGCATGTCGATGTTCATCGTGCCCGGCGACGCGCCCGGCCTGGTCACCGTCCGCAACGTGGGCGTCGGCGGGGAGCGCGAGGGCTCGCACGGCTACCTGCGCTACGAGGACGTCCGGGTTCCCGCCGACAACCTCCTCGGGGACGAGGGCGGCGCGTTCGCCATCGCGCAGACGCGGCTCGGCGGCGGCCGGATCCACCACGCCATGCGGACGATCGCGCAGGTGCGCAAGGCGTTCGACATGATGCTCGAACGCTCGGTGTCCCGGCAGACGCGCTTCGGGCCGCTCGCCAAGATGCAGATGACGCGCGAGAAGATCGCCGACAGCTGGATCGAGATCGAGCAGTTCCGGCTGCTCGTGCTGCGCACCGCCTGGCTGATCGACAAGCACCGCGACTACCGGAAGGTCCGCAAGGACATCGCCGCCGTCAAGGCCGCGATGCCGAAGGTGTACCACGACGTGGTGCAGCGGGCGATGCACCTGCACGGCGCCCTCGGCGTGTCGAACGAGATGCCGTTCACGTCCATGATGATGGGGGCGCAGGCGATGGCGATCGCGGACGGGCCCACCGAGGTCCACAAGATCACCCTGGCCCGGCAGCTGCTGCGCGACGTCGAGCCCGTCGAGGGCCTCTGGCCGTCCGAGCACCTGCCCACCCGGCGGGAGGCGGCCCGCGAGCGGTTCGCCGAGGCGCTCGAGCTGGCCATCGGCGAGGAGTGA
- a CDS encoding VOC family protein, translating into MANEKSGAISPIVGYTDVEKALEWLEKAFGFEVQAVHRDDDGNIVHTEMRHGNGVFMLSDGNPGKAANYVVLDDPDAHHDRAKAAGAEIFRELADKDYGSRDYAARDLDGNEWYFGTYRP; encoded by the coding sequence ATGGCGAACGAGAAGAGCGGCGCGATCAGCCCGATCGTCGGCTACACCGACGTCGAGAAGGCCCTGGAGTGGCTGGAGAAGGCGTTCGGGTTCGAGGTCCAGGCGGTCCACCGCGACGACGACGGCAACATCGTCCACACCGAGATGCGTCACGGCAACGGCGTGTTCATGCTCAGTGACGGCAACCCCGGGAAGGCGGCCAACTACGTCGTCCTGGACGACCCCGATGCCCATCACGACCGCGCCAAGGCGGCCGGTGCAGAGATCTTCCGCGAACTCGCCGACAAGGACTACGGATCCCGCGACTACGCGGCCCGCGACCTCGACGGCAACGAGTGGTACTTCGGCACCTACCGGCCCTGA
- a CDS encoding ARPP-2 domain-containing protein, which yields MTFGLDGLRTRPAQTWGSIRLVPLVRDEPVPGLRLHRVAYDEPISVVDVGDGSSYTSYIPHAFVATWRDGDELPAASYGARLLERDTAPAPERMPIRTTKRMARKAGKDRLRFLPLHLAVEGYLALHFGGPTIAWEEWSRKAVAQGLSPRAEAAYLGRQVRGLEDALRIFEIHPGQCGVLVYVADALASAFVVPHPDDYRALHATLVEDMYGELIYIHGLLGARTGDVSAGIDDSRIGSLADLRAAAVRGRAEWAVFHDEVMARRLFDEKGTHRHVQRLRDFHLTRFLPSFELKRENHIGEAIVDGDARVAYLKTFRLSDGQIRRGHLLTWLAKHRWRLRDAAAAMRVTEANLALRLERSGFGYLLRQDVLDHYRAQAARGETFRPPDPPSGGPAVT from the coding sequence ATGACGTTCGGCCTGGACGGACTGCGGACCCGCCCCGCGCAGACGTGGGGCTCGATCCGGCTCGTGCCGCTCGTCCGCGACGAACCCGTCCCCGGCCTGCGGCTGCACCGCGTGGCCTACGACGAGCCGATCTCCGTCGTGGACGTCGGCGACGGCTCGTCCTACACGTCCTACATCCCGCACGCGTTCGTGGCGACGTGGCGGGACGGCGACGAGCTTCCCGCCGCGTCCTACGGCGCCCGCCTGCTGGAGCGGGACACCGCTCCCGCGCCGGAGCGGATGCCGATCCGCACGACCAAGCGCATGGCCCGCAAGGCGGGCAAGGACCGGCTCCGGTTCCTGCCGCTGCACCTGGCCGTCGAGGGGTACCTCGCGCTGCACTTCGGCGGGCCCACGATCGCCTGGGAGGAATGGTCGCGCAAGGCGGTCGCCCAGGGCCTGTCGCCGCGCGCCGAGGCCGCCTACCTCGGCCGCCAGGTGCGCGGGCTGGAGGACGCGCTGCGGATCTTCGAGATCCACCCCGGCCAGTGCGGGGTGCTGGTCTACGTCGCGGACGCCCTGGCGAGCGCGTTCGTCGTCCCGCACCCGGACGACTACCGGGCGCTGCACGCGACCCTCGTCGAGGACATGTACGGCGAGCTGATCTACATCCACGGGCTGCTCGGCGCGCGGACCGGAGACGTGTCCGCCGGGATCGACGACTCCCGGATCGGCTCCCTCGCCGACCTGCGGGCCGCCGCCGTCCGCGGCCGCGCCGAGTGGGCCGTTTTCCACGACGAGGTCATGGCCCGCCGGCTCTTCGACGAGAAGGGCACGCACCGGCACGTCCAGCGGCTGCGGGACTTCCACCTGACCCGGTTCCTGCCGTCGTTCGAACTCAAGCGGGAGAACCACATCGGCGAGGCCATCGTCGACGGGGACGCCCGCGTCGCCTACCTCAAGACGTTCCGGCTGTCGGACGGGCAGATCCGCCGCGGGCACCTGCTCACCTGGCTGGCGAAGCACCGGTGGCGGCTGCGCGACGCGGCCGCCGCGATGCGCGTCACGGAGGCGAACCTGGCGTTGCGGCTCGAACGCTCGGGGTTCGGGTACCTGCTGCGCCAGGACGTCCTCGACCACTACCGCGCGCAGGCCGCGCGCGGCGAGACGTTCCGCCCGCCGGACCCGCCGTCCGGCGGGCCCGCGGTCACCTGA
- a CDS encoding PIG-L family deacetylase, with protein MPEELTLMAVHAHPDDEVLGTGGVLARAAAEGIRTVLVTCTNGEQGDDSGGLKPGDPGHDADEVARRRLTELAESAGHLGIGHVELLGHRDSGMVGWAGNDDPAAFANVPLDDAVAPLVALMEKYRPQVVVTYDENGGYGHPDHIQAHRIAMAAAERSGVPDKLYHTAMPRSGVRRMLEGAREMGIDLGFEPPDDFGTPDELVTTTVDVSAHAEQKFKALEAHASQGENIFILRMPADVRPLVLSQESFVRHFSRVAAPEREDDLFAGLR; from the coding sequence ATGCCCGAGGAACTCACGCTGATGGCGGTCCACGCCCACCCCGACGACGAGGTGCTGGGCACCGGCGGGGTGCTGGCCCGCGCCGCCGCCGAGGGGATCCGGACGGTACTGGTGACCTGCACGAACGGGGAGCAGGGCGACGACTCGGGCGGCCTGAAGCCCGGCGATCCGGGGCACGACGCGGACGAGGTCGCGCGGCGCCGCCTCACCGAGCTCGCCGAGTCGGCCGGGCATCTGGGCATCGGGCACGTGGAGCTGCTCGGCCACCGCGACTCCGGCATGGTCGGGTGGGCGGGCAACGACGACCCGGCCGCGTTCGCGAACGTGCCGCTGGACGACGCCGTCGCGCCGCTCGTCGCGCTGATGGAGAAGTACCGGCCGCAGGTGGTGGTCACCTACGACGAGAACGGCGGCTACGGGCATCCCGACCACATCCAGGCGCACCGGATCGCGATGGCGGCCGCCGAGCGCAGCGGCGTGCCGGACAAGCTGTACCACACGGCGATGCCCCGGTCGGGCGTCCGGCGGATGCTGGAGGGCGCCCGGGAGATGGGCATCGATCTCGGGTTCGAGCCGCCGGACGACTTCGGCACCCCCGACGAGCTCGTCACCACCACGGTCGACGTGTCGGCGCACGCCGAGCAGAAGTTCAAGGCGCTGGAGGCGCACGCGAGCCAGGGCGAGAACATCTTCATCCTGCGGATGCCCGCGGACGTGCGGCCGCTCGTGCTGTCGCAGGAGTCGTTCGTCCGGCACTTCAGCCGCGTCGCGGCCCCGGAGCGGGAGGACGACCTGTTCGCCGGGCTCAGGTGA
- a CDS encoding TetR/AcrR family transcriptional regulator, producing the protein MNGTRERLLDAAERLYAERGVDAVSLREIVQAAGVRNATAVQYHFGDRAGMVRALFARHAPEVEARRHALLDACETGGDGGQEGAVRALAGALVRPLTARLADPSGRAFLQIWADVLNRPDPIVPVAVLDDPSDSLCRWRALVEPMLEEDAARLHRRFTAVRYAAIEVARRARSGPRTDDRLFTSYLIDVVAAILGAPVSPETRRLAAERDAARG; encoded by the coding sequence ATGAACGGCACCCGGGAGCGGCTGCTGGACGCGGCCGAGCGGCTCTACGCCGAACGCGGAGTGGACGCCGTCAGCCTGCGCGAGATCGTGCAGGCGGCGGGCGTCCGCAACGCGACGGCCGTCCAGTACCACTTCGGCGACCGCGCGGGGATGGTCCGCGCCCTCTTCGCGCGGCACGCCCCCGAAGTGGAGGCGCGCCGGCACGCCCTGCTGGACGCCTGCGAGACCGGCGGCGACGGCGGTCAGGAGGGGGCCGTGCGGGCCCTCGCCGGCGCGCTCGTCCGCCCGCTCACCGCACGCCTCGCCGACCCGTCCGGACGCGCGTTCCTGCAGATCTGGGCGGACGTGCTGAACCGCCCGGACCCGATCGTCCCGGTCGCCGTCCTCGACGACCCGTCCGACAGCCTGTGCCGGTGGCGCGCGCTCGTCGAACCCATGCTGGAGGAGGACGCGGCGCGCCTGCACCGGCGCTTCACCGCCGTCCGGTACGCCGCCATCGAGGTGGCGCGCCGCGCCCGCTCCGGCCCCCGCACCGACGACCGGCTGTTCACCAGCTACCTGATCGACGTCGTCGCCGCGATCCTCGGCGCCCCCGTCTCGCCCGAGACCCGCCGCCTCGCCGCCGAACGGGACGCGGCGCGCGGGTGA
- a CDS encoding HAD domain-containing protein, with protein sequence MGSPVILLDVDGVLNPFERPSRRYRRHRCSPNGVTFRLWLNARHGPALLELAESTGAELAWASYWCDNANEWIAPRIGLPALPFVPIPQFPGVDEGVSLGAWKARHVAAWAEGRPFVWFEDEPDATERIAAVEDVAEHLLVEIDPMIGLTDEHLRAAGDWLRALAR encoded by the coding sequence ATGGGGTCGCCGGTGATTCTTCTGGACGTCGACGGGGTGCTGAATCCGTTCGAGAGGCCGAGCCGCCGGTACCGCCGGCACCGGTGCTCGCCGAACGGCGTGACGTTCCGGCTGTGGCTCAACGCGCGGCACGGGCCCGCGCTCCTCGAACTGGCCGAGTCGACCGGCGCCGAACTCGCCTGGGCGAGCTACTGGTGCGACAACGCCAACGAGTGGATCGCCCCGCGGATCGGGCTGCCCGCGCTGCCGTTCGTCCCGATCCCGCAGTTCCCGGGTGTGGACGAGGGTGTTTCCCTCGGGGCGTGGAAGGCGCGGCACGTGGCGGCCTGGGCGGAGGGCCGCCCGTTCGTGTGGTTCGAGGACGAGCCGGACGCCACCGAGCGCATCGCCGCCGTGGAGGACGTCGCCGAGCACCTGCTCGTCGAGATCGATCCCATGATCGGGCTCACCGACGAGCATCTGCGGGCGGCCGGAGACTGGCTGCGCGCCCTGGCACGCTGA
- a CDS encoding DinB family protein: MTKSRTELLRWQFDFTWALFEYHLDRLVPGDHRWEPGPLCWTVRPAPGGGWEPDFAETEPDPVPAPTIAWVTWHIGWWWSVALDHVRGRPPRDRTEIAWPGEEKAAGWLRGLRVEWAEALDGLTDAALDARVAYPWPEDAGYTVAHMAGWVNAELMKNAAEIGQLRMLRAASVADAGTGRK; this comes from the coding sequence ATGACCAAGTCCCGAACCGAACTGCTGCGCTGGCAGTTCGACTTCACCTGGGCCCTGTTCGAGTACCACCTCGACCGGCTCGTCCCCGGCGACCACCGGTGGGAGCCGGGACCGCTGTGCTGGACCGTCCGTCCCGCCCCGGGCGGCGGCTGGGAGCCCGACTTCGCCGAGACCGAGCCCGACCCCGTCCCGGCCCCCACCATCGCCTGGGTCACCTGGCACATCGGCTGGTGGTGGAGCGTCGCCCTCGACCACGTGCGCGGACGACCGCCGCGCGACCGCACGGAGATCGCGTGGCCGGGGGAGGAGAAGGCCGCCGGGTGGCTGCGGGGCCTGCGCGTCGAGTGGGCCGAGGCCCTCGACGGCCTCACCGACGCCGCCCTGGACGCCCGCGTCGCGTACCCCTGGCCGGAGGACGCCGGGTACACCGTCGCGCACATGGCGGGCTGGGTGAACGCCGAGCTGATGAAGAACGCCGCCGAGATCGGGCAGCTGCGCATGCTGCGGGCCGCGTCCGTCGCCGACGCGGGCACCGGGAGAAAATGA
- a CDS encoding TIGR03086 family metal-binding protein, translating into MDLRNRMVPAAEAAARIVLEIPAARLGDRTPEPEWTVRDLVNHLILWTARGETAARKEPTTGPGEDHDFTAEPRWAERFEEQALRTAEAWRDPAAWEGTTSLTGNKEGMPAPFIGGILYGEFVMHGWDLAVATGREPGFPPEVVQDAWEQLVPTAETGREYGAFGPEVAVPESAPLLDRLVGLAGRDPHWSP; encoded by the coding sequence ATGGACCTTCGTAACCGGATGGTCCCCGCCGCCGAGGCCGCGGCGAGGATCGTCCTGGAGATCCCGGCGGCCCGGCTGGGCGATCGCACCCCCGAACCGGAGTGGACGGTGCGCGACCTGGTCAACCACCTGATCCTCTGGACGGCCCGCGGCGAGACCGCCGCCCGCAAGGAGCCGACGACCGGACCGGGGGAGGACCACGACTTCACGGCCGAGCCCCGCTGGGCCGAACGCTTCGAGGAACAGGCGCTGCGGACGGCCGAGGCGTGGCGGGACCCCGCGGCGTGGGAGGGCACCACCAGCCTGACCGGCAACAAGGAGGGCATGCCCGCCCCGTTCATCGGCGGGATCCTGTACGGGGAGTTCGTGATGCACGGCTGGGACCTCGCCGTCGCCACCGGACGCGAGCCCGGCTTCCCGCCCGAGGTCGTCCAGGACGCCTGGGAGCAGCTCGTCCCGACCGCCGAGACCGGACGCGAGTACGGGGCGTTCGGGCCGGAGGTCGCCGTCCCCGAGTCGGCGCCGCTGCTGGACCGCCTCGTCGGGCTCGCGGGCCGCGACCCGCACTGGAGCCCCTGA
- a CDS encoding prolyl oligopeptidase family serine peptidase: MSTTVERPAARRDAVVDRLHGHEVADPYRWLEDVDDPGCAAWLDAQAETFARHAGAWPDRDAWRARLADAAGAGGAAVPVVSPPVWRQGRRFFLRRTPDMQLPALMTAGPGEPPRVLLDPLVLDPSGATTLEGWRPSPCGGLLAYQMARHGDERPLLWVLDVADGGLVDGPLEPGRVTPVAWLPGGTAFCYVDAPGSGLAAGRRLRLHRVGADPAADPVLFSTDLPQLTVTIAPDGRHVMLSASPGATSGNLLWLAEAPGERARELHPALVHDGASDGTRAVLKFAPDGRVLAVTDRGAPFGRLCAVDPADPRPERWRTVIAEEPGSVLADCATLTDPATGELRLLAVRTRHGASELRLHASDGSPLRDVPAPGHGTVARLTAPPDGGPLAWFSYTDHTTPPAVHRVDVRDGSCVPEAPRRPDVRAVVRARPDVRRLTYASADGTPVRMHLIARPGGDGPRPLLLSAYGGFGASTPPAYSPAVAAWVEAGGVYAVASVRGGGEEGTAWHAAGRGRNKPNAVDDFTAAARTLIDGGHTAPDRLAIRGSSHSGFLVAAAVTRHPELYAAAVISDAVTDMVRYHRFGIGRLWTEEFGTADDPEQLAVLLGYSPYHRVRPGTGYPAVLLTCPRTDPRVDSMHTRKMTAALQHATASSRPVLLRCESGVGHGGRSLARWLGLQTDVLAFCAARTGLRLS; the protein is encoded by the coding sequence ATGAGCACAACGGTGGAGCGGCCGGCGGCGCGCCGGGACGCGGTCGTGGACCGGCTGCACGGTCACGAGGTGGCCGACCCTTATCGCTGGCTGGAGGACGTCGACGATCCGGGCTGCGCGGCGTGGCTGGACGCGCAGGCGGAGACGTTCGCCCGGCATGCCGGCGCCTGGCCGGACCGCGACGCGTGGCGGGCGCGGCTGGCGGACGCGGCGGGCGCGGGCGGCGCGGCCGTCCCGGTGGTCTCTCCCCCGGTGTGGCGGCAGGGCCGCCGGTTCTTCCTGCGGCGCACGCCCGACATGCAGCTGCCCGCGCTCATGACCGCCGGGCCGGGCGAGCCGCCGCGCGTGCTGCTCGACCCGCTGGTCCTGGACCCGTCCGGGGCGACGACGCTGGAGGGCTGGCGGCCGTCCCCGTGCGGCGGCCTGCTGGCCTACCAGATGGCGCGCCACGGGGACGAGCGGCCGCTGCTGTGGGTGCTGGACGTGGCGGACGGCGGCCTCGTGGACGGCCCGCTGGAACCCGGGCGGGTGACGCCGGTGGCCTGGCTTCCCGGCGGCACGGCGTTCTGCTACGTCGACGCGCCCGGATCCGGCCTGGCGGCGGGACGGCGGTTGCGCCTGCACCGCGTGGGCGCCGACCCCGCCGCCGACCCGGTGCTGTTCTCCACCGACCTTCCGCAGCTGACGGTCACGATCGCGCCGGACGGGCGCCACGTCATGCTCAGCGCCTCACCGGGCGCCACGTCCGGCAACCTCCTGTGGCTCGCCGAGGCCCCGGGCGAACGCGCCCGGGAGCTGCATCCGGCGCTCGTCCACGACGGCGCCTCCGACGGCACGCGCGCGGTGCTGAAGTTCGCGCCGGACGGCCGGGTCCTCGCCGTCACCGACCGGGGCGCGCCGTTCGGGCGGCTCTGCGCCGTCGACCCCGCGGACCCGCGCCCGGAGCGCTGGCGCACGGTGATCGCGGAGGAGCCCGGCAGCGTCCTCGCCGACTGCGCGACGCTCACCGATCCCGCCACGGGGGAACTGCGCCTGCTCGCCGTCCGCACGCGGCACGGGGCGAGCGAGCTGCGCCTGCACGCGTCCGACGGGTCGCCTCTGCGGGACGTCCCGGCACCGGGGCACGGCACCGTCGCGCGGCTCACGGCGCCGCCCGACGGCGGTCCCCTCGCCTGGTTCTCCTACACCGACCACACGACCCCGCCCGCCGTCCACCGCGTCGACGTCCGCGACGGGTCGTGCGTCCCCGAGGCGCCCCGGAGGCCGGACGTCCGGGCGGTCGTCCGGGCGCGTCCGGACGTGCGGCGGCTGACCTACGCGTCGGCGGACGGCACGCCGGTGCGGATGCACCTGATCGCGCGGCCCGGCGGGGACGGGCCGCGTCCCCTCCTGCTGAGCGCCTACGGCGGGTTCGGCGCGTCCACCCCGCCCGCCTATTCGCCCGCCGTCGCCGCATGGGTCGAGGCGGGCGGCGTGTACGCGGTGGCGAGCGTGCGCGGGGGCGGCGAGGAGGGCACGGCGTGGCACGCGGCGGGCCGCGGCCGCAACAAGCCCAACGCCGTCGACGACTTCACCGCCGCCGCCCGGACGCTGATCGACGGCGGGCACACCGCGCCCGACCGGCTCGCGATCCGGGGTTCCTCGCACAGCGGGTTCCTGGTCGCCGCGGCGGTCACCCGGCACCCCGAGCTGTACGCGGCGGCGGTGATCTCGGACGCCGTGACCGACATGGTCCGCTACCACCGGTTCGGCATCGGGCGGCTGTGGACCGAGGAGTTCGGCACGGCCGACGATCCCGAGCAGCTCGCCGTCCTGCTCGGCTACTCCCCGTACCACCGTGTCCGGCCCGGGACCGGTTACCCGGCGGTGCTGCTCACCTGCCCGCGGACCGACCCGCGGGTCGACTCCATGCACACCCGGAAGATGACCGCGGCGCTGCAGCACGCGACCGCGTCGTCCCGTCCGGTGCTGCTGCGCTGCGAGTCGGGCGTCGGGCACGGCGGGCGTTCCCTGGCGCGCTGGCTCGGCCTGCAGACCGACGTCCTGGCCTTCTGCGCCGCCCGCACCGGCCTGCGGCTCTCGTAG
- a CDS encoding NUDIX hydrolase — MAPPVSPLDDLAAFREVAADRLAAFAHTTVPDSPGMRRAGVVLCALVHDGVPSVILIKRADRGRNPGQWGLPGGRLEDGETPERAALRELREEVGLAAGTADVLGRLDDFPAASGFAITPIVVVLDDPGPLVPDPREVRSVHHTSLRRLAHDDTPRWVPQPDGGNLLQMWLAPDWRVHAPTGAMLWQFREVVLLGRQARVADFAQPDWTRH; from the coding sequence ATGGCCCCTCCCGTCTCCCCCCTCGACGACCTCGCCGCGTTCCGCGAGGTCGCGGCCGACCGGCTGGCCGCGTTCGCGCACACGACCGTCCCGGACTCCCCCGGCATGCGCCGCGCGGGCGTCGTGCTGTGCGCGCTGGTGCACGACGGCGTCCCCTCGGTGATCCTGATCAAGCGGGCCGATCGCGGCCGCAACCCGGGGCAGTGGGGGCTGCCCGGCGGGCGGCTGGAGGACGGTGAGACGCCCGAGCGCGCGGCGCTGCGCGAACTGCGCGAGGAGGTGGGGCTGGCGGCGGGCACGGCCGACGTCCTCGGCCGGCTCGACGACTTCCCGGCCGCGTCCGGCTTCGCCATCACCCCGATCGTGGTGGTGCTGGACGACCCGGGCCCGCTCGTCCCCGACCCGCGCGAGGTGCGGTCGGTGCACCACACGAGCCTGCGGCGGCTGGCGCACGACGACACCCCGCGCTGGGTGCCGCAGCCGGACGGCGGGAACCTGCTGCAGATGTGGCTGGCCCCGGACTGGCGGGTCCACGCGCCGACCGGAGCGATGCTGTGGCAGTTCCGCGAGGTGGTGCTGCTGGGACGGCAGGCCAGGGTCGCCGACTTCGCGCAGCCCGACTGGACGCGCCACTGA